One window from the genome of Schistocerca piceifrons isolate TAMUIC-IGC-003096 chromosome 8, iqSchPice1.1, whole genome shotgun sequence encodes:
- the LOC124711470 gene encoding lysine-rich arabinogalactan protein 19-like, protein MSSGRPQGSSRLPPPRWDRWLASRHPPERDDAALVPAPVHMPPLAGEAAGCSVWAAIGARDSWTSFKLDSPPPARSSPAARAPPPQSARPPPPPPPVLRPPPPPPPPVRASARLDLESCLSVVSLQAPDVAPAYRPRPQPPPRRFELVRNVAAGVSVAAVAPAVRRRQSPPPARLPEPTHSEPTSLSTSPTSSLSVPSSHSAPTSPHSRPRQGRR, encoded by the coding sequence ATGTCGAGCGGCCGGCCGCAGGGCTCGTCGCGGCTGCCGCCCCCGCGCTGGGACCGCTGGCTGGCCAGCCGCCACCCGCCGGAACGCGACGACGCGGCGCTGGTGCCCGCCCCCGTGCACATGCCGCCGCTGGCCGGCGAGGCGGCCGGCTGCAGCGTGTGGGCCGCCATCGGCGCGCGCGACAGCTGGACCTCCTTCAAGCTGGACTCGCCGCCCCCGGCGCGCAGCAGCCCGGCGGCGCGCGCGCCGCCCCCGCAGAGCGCccgcccgcccccgccgccgccgccggtgctgcgcccgccgcccccgccgccgcccccggtcCGGGCGAGCGCGAGGCTCGACCTGGAGAGCTGCCTGTCGGTGGTGTCGCTGCAGGCGCCCGACGTCGCCCCCGCCTACCGGCCGCGCCCGCAGCCGCCCCCGCGCCGCTTCGAGCTGGTGCGCAACGTCGCCGCCGGCGTCTCCGTCGCGGCCGTCGCGCCGGCAGTGCGTCGGCGCCAGTCGCCGCCCCCGGCGCGCCTGCCGGAGCCCACCCACTCGGAGCCGACGTCGCTCTCCACTTCGCCGACGTCGTCGCTTTCGGTGCCGTCGTCGCATTCCGCGCCGACGTCTCCGCATTCGAGACCTCGCCAGGGGAGGCGGTGA